A section of the Agromyces aurantiacus genome encodes:
- a CDS encoding peroxiredoxin: MILGPGAVAPGFELPDRFGAPQRLADRRGVRPVVLAFVPFAFSRTCTGELRELDANAGLFADAGAELLVASVDAKYALRAWGEAEGVDVALLSDFWPHGAVARAYGAFDEEAGFARRATFAIGVDGVIRSSFATGPGEARSIEAYRAALATL; encoded by the coding sequence GTGATCCTCGGTCCCGGCGCCGTCGCGCCCGGCTTCGAGCTGCCCGACCGGTTCGGCGCGCCGCAGCGGCTGGCCGACCGACGCGGCGTCCGCCCCGTCGTGCTCGCGTTCGTCCCGTTCGCGTTCTCGCGAACGTGCACCGGCGAGCTGCGCGAGCTCGACGCGAACGCGGGCCTGTTCGCCGACGCCGGCGCCGAGCTCCTCGTGGCGTCGGTCGACGCGAAGTACGCGCTGCGGGCGTGGGGCGAGGCCGAGGGCGTCGACGTGGCGCTGCTGTCGGACTTCTGGCCGCACGGCGCCGTGGCGCGCGCGTACGGCGCGTTCGACGAGGAGGCCGGGTTCGCCCGCCGCGCCACGTTCGCGATCGGCGTCGACGGCGTCATCCGCTCGTCGTTCGCCACCGGCCCCGGCGAGGCGAGGTCGATCGAGGCCTACCGCGCGGCGCTGGCGACGCTCTGA
- a CDS encoding Nif3-like dinuclear metal center hexameric protein translates to MPVLLADLLATVERLWPVSGAEPWDAPGLVTGDPAREVSRVALAVDAVAATVDEAVGAGADVLIAHHPLLLRGVTSIAEDRYKGALLARLIRADCALIAAHTNADVVETGTSAVLADRLGLVDATPIVPGATDGTRGLGRVGRLPEPTTLGRLARRLAEVLPPTASGVRAAGGYDDPVSTVAVCGGAGDSLLSHPAVQRADVYVTADLRHHPASEAREQAVLGGGPALIDVSHWASEWLWLDAAAGELRAAHPDLEVAVSDLRTDPWDFQVLQ, encoded by the coding sequence GTGCCCGTCCTCCTCGCCGACCTGCTCGCGACCGTCGAGCGACTCTGGCCGGTGTCCGGCGCCGAGCCGTGGGACGCTCCCGGTCTCGTGACCGGCGATCCCGCCCGCGAGGTCTCGCGGGTCGCGCTGGCGGTCGACGCGGTCGCCGCGACGGTCGACGAGGCCGTCGGGGCCGGCGCCGACGTGCTCATCGCACACCATCCGCTGCTGCTGCGCGGTGTGACCTCGATCGCCGAGGACCGCTACAAGGGCGCGCTGCTCGCGCGCCTCATCCGCGCCGACTGCGCGCTCATCGCGGCGCACACGAACGCCGACGTGGTCGAGACCGGCACGTCCGCGGTGCTCGCCGACCGCCTCGGGCTCGTCGACGCGACGCCGATCGTGCCCGGTGCGACGGATGGCACGCGCGGCCTCGGCCGGGTCGGCCGCCTCCCCGAGCCGACCACCCTCGGCCGTCTCGCGCGCCGCCTCGCCGAGGTGCTGCCGCCGACCGCGAGCGGCGTGCGCGCCGCCGGCGGCTACGACGACCCCGTGTCGACCGTCGCGGTGTGCGGCGGAGCCGGCGACTCGCTCCTCTCGCACCCCGCCGTGCAGCGCGCCGACGTGTACGTGACCGCCGACCTCCGCCACCACCCCGCGTCGGAGGCACGCGAACAGGCCGTGCTCGGCGGCGGCCCGGCACTGATCGACGTGTCGCACTGGGCCAGCGAATGGCTCTGGCTGGATGCCGCGGCCGGCGAGCTGCGCGCGGCGCATCCCGACCTCGAGGTCGCCGTGAGCGACCTTCGCACCGATCCCTGGGACTTCCAGGTCCTGCAGTGA
- a CDS encoding zinc ribbon domain-containing protein: MKASPADQQQLLRLQSIDTRLQQLAHRLRSLPQTAELTALAERDTGVRGRRAEAVGALEDARTELGRIESDVDVVEKRIARDGERLTHTSSMKDVAALEAELVSLRKRLSDLEDLELVVMEKVEAAEATVAGIDAERADIAADVARLEGERDEAAGGLATERDGAERDRTAIAATVPEALLAFYEQRRARGGGVGAALLSQRTCGGCTITLTGSDLEAVRRAAPDEVVQCPECDRILVRTDESGL; encoded by the coding sequence GTGAAGGCCAGCCCCGCCGACCAGCAGCAGCTGCTGCGCCTCCAGTCGATCGACACGCGCCTGCAGCAGCTCGCCCACCGCCTCCGTTCGCTGCCCCAGACGGCCGAGCTGACCGCACTGGCCGAGCGCGACACGGGCGTGCGCGGCCGCCGCGCCGAGGCCGTGGGCGCGCTCGAGGACGCGCGCACCGAGCTCGGGCGCATCGAGTCCGACGTCGACGTGGTCGAGAAGCGCATCGCGCGCGATGGCGAGCGGCTCACGCACACCTCGTCGATGAAGGACGTGGCGGCCCTCGAAGCCGAGCTCGTGTCGCTGCGCAAGCGCCTCTCCGACCTGGAGGACCTCGAGCTCGTCGTCATGGAGAAGGTCGAGGCCGCGGAGGCGACCGTCGCCGGGATCGACGCCGAACGCGCCGACATCGCCGCCGACGTCGCGCGGCTCGAGGGGGAGCGCGACGAGGCCGCGGGCGGCCTCGCCACCGAGCGCGACGGGGCCGAGCGCGATCGCACCGCCATCGCCGCCACCGTGCCGGAGGCGCTCCTCGCGTTCTACGAGCAGCGGCGGGCGCGCGGCGGCGGCGTGGGCGCGGCGCTCCTCAGCCAGCGCACCTGCGGCGGCTGCACCATCACCCTCACCGGCTCCGACCTCGAGGCCGTGCGGCGAGCCGCGCCCGACGAGGTCGTGCAGTGCCCCGAGTGCGACCGGATCCTCGTCCGGACCGACGAGTCGGGGCTCTGA
- the ppgK gene encoding polyphosphate--glucose phosphotransferase, whose translation MATERAIGIDIGGTGIKGAVVDLGTGELVTERIKIKTPAGGRPGDIVAATGQLLSIIAGQGHASLPLGVCFPAIVRHGRTLSAANISDEWIGLEAEALFERELGTPIHFINDADAAGYAESQFGAARGERGLAILTTLGTGIGSAFVYDGVLVPNSELGHLEIDGHDAEDRAAYSAMEREQLSWSQWAERLQRYYSHVEFLFSPDLFIVGGGVSKHHEQFLPLLSLDTPIVPAAFRNNAGLLGAAALAARF comes from the coding sequence ATGGCGACTGAGCGTGCGATCGGCATCGACATCGGCGGCACGGGCATCAAGGGCGCGGTCGTCGACCTCGGCACCGGCGAGCTGGTCACCGAGCGGATCAAGATCAAGACGCCGGCCGGCGGCCGCCCCGGCGACATCGTCGCGGCGACGGGGCAGCTGCTCTCGATCATCGCCGGCCAGGGCCACGCCTCGCTTCCGCTCGGGGTGTGCTTCCCCGCGATCGTGCGGCACGGACGCACCCTCTCGGCGGCGAACATCTCCGACGAGTGGATCGGGCTCGAGGCCGAGGCGCTGTTCGAGCGCGAGCTCGGCACGCCCATCCACTTCATCAACGACGCGGATGCCGCCGGCTACGCCGAGTCGCAGTTTGGCGCCGCGCGCGGCGAGCGGGGCCTCGCCATCCTGACGACTCTCGGCACCGGCATCGGCTCGGCGTTCGTCTACGACGGCGTGCTGGTGCCGAACAGCGAGCTCGGTCACCTCGAGATCGACGGCCACGACGCCGAGGATCGCGCCGCGTACTCGGCGATGGAGCGCGAGCAGCTCTCCTGGTCGCAGTGGGCCGAGCGACTGCAGCGCTACTACTCGCACGTCGAGTTCCTCTTCTCCCCCGACCTCTTCATCGTCGGCGGCGGCGTCTCGAAGCACCACGAGCAGTTCCTGCCCCTGCTCTCGCTCGACACGCCGATCGTGCCGGCGGCCTTCCGCAACAACGCGGGCCTGCTCGGCGCGGCGGCGCTGGCCGCGCGGTTCTAG
- the map gene encoding type I methionyl aminopeptidase encodes MPKDPAGRLIPGRLSPTHAVPAAIPRPEYVGRAAPTPNTGGDRYSPDEVERIRAAGRVAAGAIQAAAEAIGPGVTTDELDRIAHEYVVAHGAYPSTLGYRGYPKSSCTSVNEVICHGIPDDTALEEGDLVNIDVTAYLDGFHGDLNHTFVVGDASEEVRLLVERTREALARGIRAVAPGRQVNVIGRAIESYARRFGYGVVREYTGHGVGRAFHTGLVIPHYDDPSATTVIEPGMVFTIEPMLTLGTTEWEVWDDDWTVVTRDRSLTAQFEHTLVVTERGAEILTLP; translated from the coding sequence ATGCCCAAGGACCCCGCCGGCCGCCTGATCCCCGGCCGACTGTCGCCCACGCATGCCGTGCCCGCCGCGATCCCCCGGCCCGAGTACGTGGGCCGCGCCGCGCCGACGCCGAACACCGGCGGCGACCGCTACTCCCCCGACGAGGTCGAGCGCATCCGCGCCGCCGGGCGCGTCGCGGCCGGCGCGATCCAGGCGGCCGCGGAGGCGATCGGTCCCGGGGTCACGACCGACGAGCTCGATCGGATCGCGCACGAGTACGTGGTCGCGCACGGCGCCTACCCCTCGACACTCGGCTACCGCGGCTACCCGAAGTCCTCGTGCACGTCGGTGAACGAGGTCATCTGCCACGGCATCCCCGACGACACCGCGCTCGAGGAGGGCGACCTCGTCAACATCGACGTGACGGCGTACCTCGACGGGTTCCACGGCGACCTCAACCACACGTTCGTGGTCGGCGACGCGAGCGAGGAGGTGCGCCTGCTGGTCGAGCGCACGCGCGAGGCGCTCGCCCGCGGCATCCGCGCGGTCGCCCCCGGCCGGCAGGTCAACGTGATCGGACGCGCGATCGAGTCGTACGCGAGGCGGTTCGGGTACGGCGTCGTGCGCGAGTACACCGGGCACGGCGTCGGGCGCGCGTTCCACACGGGGCTCGTCATCCCCCACTACGACGACCCGAGCGCGACGACCGTGATCGAGCCCGGCATGGTCTTCACGATCGAGCCCATGCTCACGCTCGGCACGACCGAGTGGGAGGTCTGGGACGACGACTGGACGGTCGTCACGCGCGACCGGTCGCTGACCGCGCAGTTCGAGCACACGCTCGTGGTGACCGAGCGCGGCGCGGAGATCCTGACCCTGCCCTGA
- a CDS encoding SPOR domain-containing protein, with amino-acid sequence MSRDAEHQFWYNLTTGAVEEGMVSPAVERVGPFETREEAEHALEILRANSAKWAEEEAAED; translated from the coding sequence ATGTCGCGGGATGCCGAGCACCAGTTCTGGTACAACCTCACCACCGGCGCGGTCGAGGAGGGGATGGTCTCCCCGGCCGTCGAGCGGGTCGGCCCGTTCGAGACGCGCGAGGAGGCCGAGCACGCCCTCGAGATCCTTCGCGCGAACAGCGCGAAGTGGGCCGAGGAGGAGGCCGCCGAGGACTGA
- the panB gene encoding 3-methyl-2-oxobutanoate hydroxymethyltransferase, whose amino-acid sequence MSDHASSDAASAADTSVTENPYGGAARVTGGPKRVRTRHFQNAKREGIKITGLTSYDQLTARIFDEAGIDFLLVGDSAGNNVLGYETTLPVTVDELIPLTRAVAGAVSRAFVVADMPFGSYENGPDEALHTAIRFMKETGAHAVKLEGGERSQKQIRRIVGAGIPVMAHIGYTPQSEHQLGGHIIQGRGEGVTQLLADAEAVQDAGAFAVVLEMVPADAARQVTERLHIPTISVGAGPHCDGQLLVWTDWAGLTTGRIPKFVKQYANLAGVLSEAANAWRADVSSGAYPTEEHSY is encoded by the coding sequence ATGTCCGACCACGCATCCAGCGACGCAGCGTCCGCAGCCGACACCTCGGTCACCGAGAACCCGTACGGCGGCGCCGCACGGGTGACCGGCGGCCCCAAGCGCGTGCGCACCCGGCACTTCCAGAACGCCAAACGCGAGGGCATCAAGATCACGGGCCTGACCAGCTACGACCAGCTCACGGCGCGCATCTTCGACGAGGCCGGCATCGACTTCCTCCTCGTCGGCGACTCCGCCGGCAACAACGTGCTCGGCTACGAGACGACCCTGCCGGTGACGGTCGACGAGCTGATCCCGCTCACGCGCGCCGTCGCGGGTGCGGTGTCGCGCGCGTTCGTGGTCGCCGACATGCCGTTCGGCTCCTACGAGAACGGCCCCGACGAGGCGCTGCACACCGCCATCCGGTTCATGAAGGAGACCGGCGCCCACGCGGTCAAGCTCGAGGGCGGGGAACGCAGCCAGAAGCAGATCCGGCGCATCGTCGGCGCCGGCATCCCGGTCATGGCGCACATCGGCTACACCCCGCAGAGCGAGCACCAGCTGGGCGGTCACATCATCCAGGGCCGCGGCGAGGGCGTGACGCAGCTGCTCGCCGACGCCGAGGCGGTGCAGGATGCCGGGGCGTTCGCCGTGGTGCTCGAGATGGTGCCGGCCGACGCGGCGAGGCAGGTCACCGAGCGACTGCACATTCCCACGATCTCGGTCGGCGCCGGCCCGCACTGCGACGGCCAGCTGCTCGTGTGGACCGACTGGGCCGGGCTGACGACCGGGCGCATCCCGAAGTTCGTGAAGCAGTACGCCAACCTCGCGGGCGTGCTCAGCGAGGCGGCGAACGCCTGGCGGGCGGATGTCTCGTCGGGCGCCTATCCGACCGAGGAGCACTCCTACTGA
- a CDS encoding glutamine synthetase family protein produces the protein MDKQRDFVLRTIEERGVKFVRLWFTDVVGTLKSVAIAPAEVEGAFTEGIGFDGSAIEGLSRTFESDLLAFPDPTTFQTLPWRGDVDPTARMFCDITTPDGEPAVADPRNVLKRTLARAADRGFTFYTHPEIEFYLLKSSKYGPEGPQPVDSAGYFDNVPGGTAHDFRRRSVRMLEDLGISVEFSHHEAGPGQNEIDLRYADALTTADNIMTFRTVVKEVAIEQGVYATFMPKPFSHYPGSGMHTHLSLFEGDANAFYEPGAQYQLSKIGRQFIAGLLRHANEISAVTNQFVNSYKRLWGGDEAPSFICWGHNNRSALVRVPLYKPNKGQSARVEYRAIDSAANPYLAFSLLLAAGMKGIEEGYELPPEAEDDVWALTDSERRALGYRPLPASLDHAIEYMEESELVADTLGEHVYNYVLANKRAEWRDYRTQVTPFELQRNLEIL, from the coding sequence ATGGACAAGCAGCGCGACTTCGTTCTCCGGACCATCGAAGAGCGAGGGGTCAAGTTCGTCAGGCTGTGGTTCACCGACGTGGTCGGCACACTGAAGTCGGTCGCGATCGCGCCCGCCGAGGTCGAGGGCGCGTTCACCGAGGGCATCGGGTTCGACGGCTCGGCGATCGAGGGGCTCAGCCGCACGTTCGAGTCCGACCTGCTCGCCTTCCCCGATCCGACCACCTTCCAGACCCTGCCGTGGCGCGGCGACGTCGATCCGACCGCCCGCATGTTCTGCGACATCACGACGCCCGACGGCGAACCGGCCGTCGCCGATCCGCGCAACGTGCTCAAGCGCACGCTCGCGCGCGCCGCCGACCGCGGCTTCACCTTCTACACGCACCCCGAGATCGAGTTCTACCTGCTGAAGTCGAGCAAGTACGGTCCCGAGGGGCCGCAGCCGGTCGATTCCGCGGGCTACTTCGACAACGTGCCGGGCGGCACCGCGCACGACTTCCGCCGCCGCTCGGTGCGCATGCTGGAGGACCTCGGCATCTCGGTCGAGTTCAGCCACCACGAGGCGGGTCCCGGCCAGAACGAGATCGACCTGCGGTACGCCGATGCCCTGACGACGGCCGACAACATCATGACCTTCCGCACCGTGGTGAAGGAGGTCGCGATCGAGCAGGGCGTCTACGCGACGTTCATGCCGAAGCCCTTCTCGCACTACCCGGGTTCGGGCATGCACACCCACCTGTCGCTCTTCGAGGGCGACGCCAACGCGTTCTACGAGCCCGGCGCGCAGTACCAGCTCTCGAAGATCGGCCGCCAGTTCATCGCCGGCCTGCTCCGCCACGCGAACGAGATCTCGGCCGTGACCAACCAGTTCGTCAACTCGTACAAGCGCCTCTGGGGCGGCGACGAGGCGCCGAGCTTCATCTGCTGGGGCCACAACAACCGGTCGGCGCTCGTGCGCGTGCCGCTGTACAAGCCCAACAAGGGTCAGAGCGCGCGCGTCGAGTACCGCGCGATCGACTCCGCCGCCAACCCGTACCTCGCGTTCTCGCTGCTGCTGGCCGCCGGCATGAAGGGCATCGAGGAGGGCTACGAGCTCCCGCCCGAGGCCGAGGACGACGTGTGGGCGCTCACCGACAGCGAGCGTCGCGCGCTCGGGTACCGTCCGTTGCCCGCGAGCCTCGACCACGCGATCGAGTACATGGAGGAGTCCGAGCTCGTGGCCGACACGCTCGGCGAGCACGTGTACAACTACGTGCTGGCCAACAAGCGCGCCGAGTGGCGCGACTACCGCACGCAGGTCACGCCGTTCGAGTTGCAGCGCAACCTCGAGATCCTCTGA